In one window of Micromonospora cathayae DNA:
- a CDS encoding ABC transporter permease, whose amino-acid sequence MSDATGTTTPERPTDLPAQSPPVSKAGTEAAAHRETPRSGLSFWKGDSGEGARRNLGLIAVLVVLVIIGIATRPDLYGDSNWVWNNFLTILKLASVVGVVTVGMTFVIIGGGIDLSVGAIVALSGVWATTLATQSFGAGGMIFTALVVGLGVGLVNGLLISYGKLVPFIATLAMLVAARGLAAEISQKQTQVSNNSTINGIASTNVLGIPLLVYILAAVVIAGWVLLNRTTFGRRTVAVGGNPEAARLAGINVKRHTVMLYALSGVCCGIAAIMLTSQATSAQAAMANLYELDAIAAAIIGGTLLSGGRGTIVGSLLGVIIFSTITNLFAINGLTTEAQNMVKGGIIVAAVLVQQVQFRSVTGFLKRNKATTA is encoded by the coding sequence ATGAGCGACGCGACAGGTACAACCACCCCCGAGCGACCCACCGACCTGCCGGCCCAGTCGCCGCCGGTCAGCAAGGCGGGCACCGAGGCGGCGGCCCACCGGGAGACGCCCCGGAGCGGCCTCTCCTTCTGGAAGGGCGACAGCGGCGAGGGCGCCCGACGCAACCTCGGCCTGATCGCCGTGCTGGTGGTGCTGGTGATCATCGGGATCGCCACCCGGCCCGACCTCTACGGTGACTCCAACTGGGTGTGGAACAACTTCCTCACCATCCTGAAGCTGGCCTCGGTGGTCGGCGTGGTCACCGTGGGCATGACCTTCGTGATCATCGGTGGCGGCATCGACCTGTCGGTCGGCGCGATCGTCGCGCTGTCCGGGGTCTGGGCCACCACGCTCGCCACCCAGAGCTTCGGCGCCGGTGGCATGATCTTCACCGCGCTCGTCGTCGGGCTCGGCGTCGGCCTGGTCAACGGCCTGCTCATCTCGTACGGCAAACTCGTACCGTTCATCGCCACGCTGGCCATGCTGGTCGCGGCCCGGGGCCTGGCGGCGGAGATCTCGCAGAAGCAGACCCAGGTCTCGAACAACAGCACGATCAACGGCATCGCCAGCACCAACGTGCTCGGCATCCCGCTGCTGGTCTACATCCTCGCCGCCGTGGTGATCGCCGGGTGGGTGCTGCTCAACCGCACCACCTTCGGCCGGCGTACCGTCGCGGTCGGCGGGAACCCGGAGGCGGCCCGGCTCGCCGGCATCAACGTCAAGCGGCACACCGTCATGCTCTACGCCCTCTCCGGGGTCTGCTGCGGCATCGCCGCGATCATGCTGACCTCGCAGGCCACCTCGGCCCAGGCGGCCATGGCCAACCTCTACGAACTCGACGCGATCGCCGCCGCGATCATCGGCGGGACGCTGCTCAGTGGCGGCCGGGGCACCATCGTCGGCTCCCTGCTCGGCGTGATCATCTTCTCCACCATCACCAACCTGTTCGCCATCAACGGTCTCACCACCGAGGCCCAGAACATGGTCAAGGGCGGCATCATCGTCGCCGCGGTCCTGGTCCAGCAGGTCCAGTTCCGCAGCGTCACCGGGTTCCTCAAGCGGAACAAGGCGACCACCGCCTGA
- a CDS encoding sugar ABC transporter ATP-binding protein, protein MSAETVLRLTDVVKTFPGVRALDGVQLEVRAGEVHCLLGQNGAGKSTLIKVLAGVHKPDSGLVEWRGEPTTFANPQAAMKAGIATIYQELDLVEDLSVAENAFLGHEPRRFGFVRRGHMARRTREILGRLGHAEIPPGRMVRSLPAAGKQIVSMARALSHEARLIIMDEPSAVLAHDEVGNLFRIIRELTAQGIAVIYISHRMEEIREIGDRVTVLKDGRTTAADLSARDTPTRDLVSRMTGRSIEYVFPERPADDAAGDELLRVDGLTRAGEFADVSLRVRAGEIVGIAGLVGSGRSELMETIFGARRADAGTVTVSGRSLRPGSVGAAVRAGMGMAPEERKSQALLLGEPIYRNVTLATFSRFARLGFTDTGKERAEANRIADVLELRPRDVLRPVRTLSGGNQQKVVVGRWLLGDTKLLLLDEPTRGVDVGARAELYQVIRELAARGVGVLLVSSEVPEVLGLADRVLVMREGRVVREAPAGELDENTVLDLVMAGSLMEGAPA, encoded by the coding sequence ATGAGTGCAGAGACGGTGCTGAGACTGACCGACGTGGTCAAGACGTTCCCCGGCGTGCGTGCGTTGGACGGGGTGCAGCTCGAGGTACGGGCCGGCGAGGTGCACTGCCTGCTCGGCCAGAACGGAGCCGGCAAGTCCACCCTGATCAAGGTGCTGGCCGGTGTGCACAAGCCGGACTCCGGGCTGGTGGAGTGGCGGGGCGAACCCACCACCTTCGCCAACCCGCAGGCGGCGATGAAGGCCGGGATCGCCACCATCTACCAGGAACTCGACCTGGTCGAGGACCTGTCGGTGGCGGAGAACGCGTTCCTGGGCCACGAGCCGCGGCGGTTCGGCTTCGTCCGCCGGGGCCACATGGCCCGCCGGACCCGGGAGATCCTCGGCCGGCTCGGCCACGCCGAGATCCCGCCGGGCCGGATGGTCCGGTCGCTGCCGGCGGCGGGCAAGCAGATCGTCAGTATGGCGCGGGCCCTCTCCCACGAGGCCCGGCTGATCATCATGGACGAGCCGAGCGCGGTGCTCGCCCACGACGAGGTGGGCAACCTGTTCCGGATCATCCGGGAGCTGACCGCGCAGGGCATCGCGGTCATCTACATCTCGCACCGGATGGAGGAGATCCGCGAGATCGGTGACCGGGTCACCGTGCTCAAGGACGGCCGCACCACCGCGGCCGACCTCTCCGCCCGGGACACCCCCACCAGGGACCTGGTGAGCCGGATGACCGGCCGCAGCATCGAGTACGTCTTCCCGGAGCGCCCGGCCGACGACGCCGCGGGCGACGAACTGCTCCGGGTGGACGGGCTGACCCGCGCCGGCGAGTTCGCCGACGTGTCGCTGCGGGTCCGGGCCGGGGAGATCGTCGGCATCGCCGGGCTGGTCGGCTCCGGCCGGTCCGAGCTGATGGAGACGATCTTCGGGGCCCGCCGGGCCGACGCGGGCACGGTGACCGTGTCCGGTCGCAGCCTGCGGCCGGGCAGTGTCGGCGCGGCGGTCCGCGCCGGCATGGGAATGGCCCCGGAGGAGCGCAAGAGCCAGGCGCTCCTGCTCGGCGAGCCGATCTACCGCAACGTCACCCTCGCCACGTTCAGCCGGTTCGCCCGGCTGGGCTTCACCGACACCGGCAAGGAACGGGCCGAGGCCAACCGGATCGCCGACGTGCTCGAGCTGCGTCCCCGGGACGTGCTCCGCCCGGTGCGGACCCTCTCCGGCGGCAACCAGCAGAAGGTGGTGGTCGGGCGCTGGCTGCTCGGCGACACGAAGCTGCTCCTGCTGGACGAGCCGACCCGGGGTGTGGACGTGGGCGCGCGGGCCGAGCTGTACCAGGTGATCCGGGAGCTGGCCGCCCGGGGCGTCGGGGTGCTGCTGGTCTCCAGCGAGGTGCCCGAGGTGCTCGGTCTGGCCGACCGGGTGCTGGTGATGCGCGAAGGGCGGGTCGTGCGCGAGGCGCCGGCCGGCGAACTTGACGAGAACACCGTGCTCGACCTCGTGATGGCGGGGTCCCTCATGGAAGGCGCGCCGGCATGA
- a CDS encoding ROK family transcriptional regulator, with amino-acid sequence MRFEPARGGADGFARARSAGEPADQATVRRSNLSLVLRHLSEHGPRSRSAIATETGLNKTTVSSLVSELQARGLVDETGPAHNGAVGRPGRTVTVDGARVGALGLEINVDYIAAYGIDLAGRVLVDRRASFDAMGSGPERSLDELTRVAEASLAEFEAAKATAAGITVAVPGLIDVAAGTVVFAPNLGWRGVPVVGRLAAALARPTVPVTVDNDANLAALAEFSRGVAAGVPDLVYLTGEVGVGGGVISAGRLVRGADGFAGEVGHVLVDPYGERCGCGRIGCWETKVGLAALVRMATPDHAYGLGVDGIVPDPEERLTEIERRLADGDLRVAQALKEIGRWLGIGGATLVNVFNPRVIVLGGYFARLGIHVLAAAQAELDRLVVTGQESRCAFVASDLGFGAAALGAAHVAVERVLTDPTLVTPVGGNPYQLEERR; translated from the coding sequence GTGCGTTTCGAACCCGCACGCGGCGGAGCCGACGGCTTCGCCCGGGCCCGGTCGGCGGGCGAGCCCGCCGACCAGGCCACGGTGCGGCGTTCCAACCTGTCCCTCGTCCTGCGGCACCTCAGCGAGCACGGTCCCCGGTCGCGGTCCGCGATCGCCACCGAGACCGGGCTCAACAAGACCACGGTCTCCAGCCTGGTCAGCGAGTTGCAGGCCCGGGGCCTGGTCGACGAGACCGGTCCCGCGCACAACGGCGCGGTCGGACGCCCCGGCCGCACGGTGACCGTGGACGGCGCCCGGGTCGGCGCCCTTGGGCTGGAGATCAACGTCGACTACATCGCGGCGTACGGCATCGACCTGGCCGGACGGGTCCTGGTGGACCGGCGGGCCAGCTTCGACGCGATGGGCTCCGGCCCCGAACGCTCGCTGGACGAGTTGACCCGGGTCGCCGAGGCGTCGCTCGCCGAGTTCGAGGCGGCGAAGGCGACCGCGGCCGGGATCACCGTCGCGGTGCCCGGCCTGATCGACGTCGCCGCCGGCACCGTGGTCTTCGCCCCCAACCTCGGCTGGCGGGGCGTCCCGGTGGTCGGGCGGCTCGCCGCGGCGCTGGCCCGCCCCACCGTGCCGGTGACCGTCGACAACGACGCCAACCTCGCCGCCCTGGCCGAGTTCAGCCGGGGCGTCGCCGCCGGCGTGCCGGACCTGGTCTACCTGACCGGTGAGGTCGGCGTCGGTGGCGGTGTCATCTCCGCTGGCCGGCTGGTACGGGGAGCGGACGGTTTCGCCGGTGAGGTCGGGCACGTGCTGGTCGACCCGTACGGCGAGCGGTGCGGGTGCGGTCGCATCGGCTGCTGGGAGACCAAGGTCGGTCTCGCCGCCCTGGTGCGGATGGCCACCCCCGACCACGCGTACGGGCTGGGCGTGGACGGGATCGTGCCCGACCCGGAGGAGCGGCTGACCGAGATCGAACGCCGGCTGGCCGACGGTGACCTGCGGGTGGCGCAGGCGCTGAAGGAGATCGGCCGCTGGCTCGGGATCGGCGGCGCGACCCTGGTCAACGTGTTCAACCCCCGGGTGATCGTGCTCGGTGGTTACTTCGCCCGGCTCGGGATCCATGTGCTGGCCGCCGCCCAGGCCGAACTGGACCGGCTGGTGGTCACCGGGCAGGAGTCGCGGTGCGCGTTCGTCGCGTCCGACCTCGGCTTCGGTGCCGCCGCCCTCGGTGCCGCGCACGTCGCCGTCGAGCGGGTGCTGACCGATCCCACCCTGGTCACCCCGGTCGGCGGCAATCCGTACCAGTTGGAGGAACGGCGATGA
- a CDS encoding ROK family transcriptional regulator, producing the protein MRTVDPLHLRLLRLLRDEGAVSRAELADRLQMPRPRLLAELERLVALGYVAEAGLAASRGGRRSTLVELNPRLRFAAVDMGASSIDVEVVNGRLEPIAAYAESADIRSGPKTTLHRVNELLHKAKADGAYERLDAIGVGVPGPVSFRDGVPVSPPIMPGWDRFPVRELLTREHGCPAVVDNDVNIMAIGERHGGVAHSVDDFLFIKIGTGIGCGIYLSGEVYRGTDGCAGDIGHIQVDPHGPMCSCGNAGCLEALFSGAALAKDATAAARSGASPALADRLAARGEVTALDVAEGAIEGDVACIQLIRDGGRRVGSVLAGLVSFTNPSMIVIGGGLAQLGHILLAEIRSVVYRRSLPLATGNLPVVLSELGERAGVAGAAVLASDVAFLEAS; encoded by the coding sequence GTGCGGACGGTCGATCCCCTGCACCTGCGCCTGTTGCGGTTGCTCCGCGACGAGGGCGCGGTGTCCCGGGCCGAACTGGCCGACCGGCTCCAGATGCCGCGTCCACGGCTGCTCGCCGAGTTGGAGCGGCTGGTCGCGCTCGGCTACGTGGCCGAGGCCGGGCTGGCCGCGTCCCGGGGTGGTCGACGGTCCACCCTGGTCGAGCTGAACCCGCGGCTGCGCTTCGCGGCGGTCGACATGGGGGCCAGCTCGATCGACGTCGAGGTGGTCAACGGCCGGCTGGAGCCGATCGCCGCGTACGCCGAGTCGGCCGACATCCGGTCCGGGCCGAAGACCACCCTGCACCGGGTCAACGAACTGCTGCACAAGGCCAAGGCCGACGGCGCGTACGAGCGGCTCGACGCGATCGGCGTCGGGGTGCCCGGTCCGGTGAGCTTCCGGGACGGGGTGCCGGTCTCGCCGCCGATCATGCCGGGCTGGGACCGGTTCCCGGTCCGGGAGCTGCTGACCCGGGAGCACGGCTGCCCGGCGGTGGTCGACAACGACGTCAACATCATGGCCATCGGCGAGCGGCACGGCGGAGTCGCCCACTCGGTGGACGACTTCCTCTTCATCAAGATCGGCACCGGTATCGGGTGCGGCATCTACCTCAGTGGCGAGGTCTACCGGGGCACCGACGGCTGTGCCGGCGACATCGGGCACATCCAGGTCGACCCGCACGGTCCGATGTGTTCGTGCGGCAACGCGGGCTGCCTGGAGGCCCTGTTCAGTGGTGCCGCGCTGGCCAAGGACGCGACGGCCGCCGCGCGCAGCGGCGCGTCCCCGGCGCTGGCCGACCGGTTGGCCGCCCGGGGCGAGGTCACCGCCCTCGACGTCGCCGAGGGGGCGATCGAGGGGGACGTGGCCTGCATCCAGTTGATCCGGGACGGCGGGCGGCGGGTCGGTAGCGTGCTGGCCGGGCTGGTGAGCTTCACCAACCCGTCCATGATCGTGATCGGTGGCGGGTTGGCCCAGCTCGGGCACATCCTGCTCGCCGAGATCCGCAGCGTGGTCTACCGCCGGTCGCTGCCGTTGGCCACCGGCAACCTGCCGGTGGTGCTCTCCGAGTTGGGGGAGCGGGCCGGTGTCGCCGGGGCGGCGGTGCTGGCCAGTGACGTCGCCTTCCTGGAGGCGTCATGA
- a CDS encoding YihY/virulence factor BrkB family protein codes for MASDESSGRGPQPHRDRSVTATERGDHRPPGQRTDSDVPSGRTESDVPNQRPDSGVPGRRTDGDVPNQRSGTDLPGRRAEPHREGRPGAGRDRPVGPDEGPDSPTDLSGAGWSAALRRTVREFSDDGLTDWAAALTYYGVLSIFPGLLVLVSLLGLLGESATDEVRDTVAEAVPEENIRTIIEGAIDQAGSAGGLASVAAVVGLLAAFWSASGYVAAFMRASNAIYDVPEGRPIWKTLPIRVGVTAVIGVMLLLSAVIVVFTGRLAEAAGDAIGLGSTAVAVWNVAKWPVLLVLVSLMFAILYWASPNARHGGFRWVSPGGALAVLIWLVISGLFALYVTNFASYNKTYGALAGVIVFLVWLWLSNIAILLGAEFDAELERSRAIAAGHSPDQEPYVELRDDRKLRKKRNTPTR; via the coding sequence ATGGCCTCCGACGAGTCCTCCGGCCGTGGGCCGCAGCCGCACCGCGACCGCTCCGTGACCGCCACCGAGCGCGGTGACCACCGGCCACCCGGACAGCGGACCGACAGCGACGTCCCGAGCGGGCGGACGGAGAGCGACGTCCCGAACCAGCGGCCCGACAGCGGCGTGCCGGGCCGGCGGACCGACGGCGACGTCCCGAACCAGCGGTCCGGCACCGACCTCCCGGGCCGGCGGGCGGAACCGCACCGGGAGGGGCGGCCCGGGGCGGGACGGGACCGCCCGGTCGGCCCGGACGAGGGACCGGACAGCCCGACGGACCTGTCCGGCGCCGGCTGGTCGGCGGCGTTGCGCCGTACGGTCCGGGAGTTCTCCGACGACGGCCTGACCGACTGGGCGGCGGCGCTGACCTACTACGGGGTGCTGTCGATCTTCCCCGGTCTGCTGGTGCTGGTGTCCCTGCTCGGGCTGCTCGGCGAGAGCGCCACCGACGAGGTCCGGGACACGGTCGCCGAGGCGGTTCCGGAGGAGAACATCCGCACCATCATCGAGGGCGCCATCGACCAGGCGGGCAGCGCCGGCGGCCTGGCCAGCGTCGCGGCGGTGGTCGGTCTGCTCGCCGCGTTCTGGTCGGCGTCCGGCTACGTCGCCGCGTTCATGCGCGCCTCGAACGCCATCTACGACGTGCCGGAGGGGCGGCCGATCTGGAAGACCCTGCCGATCCGGGTCGGGGTGACCGCCGTGATCGGGGTGATGCTGCTGCTCAGCGCGGTGATCGTGGTCTTCACCGGTCGGCTCGCCGAGGCGGCCGGGGACGCGATCGGGCTCGGCTCGACGGCTGTCGCGGTGTGGAACGTCGCCAAGTGGCCGGTGCTGCTGGTGCTGGTCAGCCTGATGTTCGCCATCCTCTACTGGGCGTCGCCGAACGCCCGGCACGGCGGGTTCCGCTGGGTCAGTCCGGGCGGGGCGCTCGCGGTGCTGATCTGGCTGGTGATCTCCGGCCTGTTCGCGCTCTACGTCACCAACTTCGCGTCGTACAACAAGACGTACGGGGCGCTGGCCGGCGTGATCGTCTTCCTGGTCTGGCTCTGGCTGAGCAACATCGCCATCCTGCTCGGCGCGGAGTTCGACGCGGAACTCGAACGCAGCCGGGCGATCGCGGCCGGGCACTCCCCGGACCAGGAGCCGTACGTCGAGCTGCGCGACGACCGGAAGCTCCGCAAGAAGCGGAACACGCCGACCCGGTAG
- a CDS encoding ABC transporter permease, which yields MVALVLPRLLHPGSTRRALSVTERNIVTLGTSYWLVLFSGFLEPVFYLFSIGIGVGALVGDFTLPDGRVVSYATFVAPALLAASAMTGALAETTFNFFGKMKYMKLYDGVIATPVQPFEIALGELAWAMVRGSLYSAAFLAVMVALDLTSVLRALTALPAAVLVGFAFGALGMAVATLMRSWQDFDLLGSAQFTLFLFSGTFVPAQAYPALLRWLVEVTPLYRAVHLIRHVTLGTPGWGWLVDVLYLGALLVLCLVVASRRMGGLLYK from the coding sequence ATGGTCGCTCTGGTCCTGCCCCGGCTGCTGCACCCCGGGTCGACCCGTCGTGCGCTCTCGGTGACCGAGCGCAACATCGTCACGCTCGGCACCTCGTACTGGCTGGTGCTGTTCTCCGGCTTCCTGGAGCCGGTGTTCTACCTGTTCTCCATCGGCATCGGGGTGGGGGCGCTGGTCGGCGACTTCACCCTGCCCGACGGCCGGGTCGTCTCGTACGCGACGTTCGTCGCCCCGGCGCTGCTCGCCGCGTCGGCGATGACCGGCGCGCTCGCCGAGACCACCTTCAACTTCTTCGGCAAGATGAAGTACATGAAGCTGTACGACGGGGTGATCGCCACCCCGGTGCAGCCGTTCGAGATCGCCCTCGGTGAGCTGGCCTGGGCGATGGTCCGGGGGTCGCTGTACTCGGCGGCGTTCCTCGCGGTGATGGTGGCGTTGGACCTGACCAGCGTGCTGCGCGCGTTGACCGCGTTGCCGGCGGCGGTGCTGGTCGGCTTCGCCTTCGGCGCGCTGGGCATGGCCGTGGCCACCCTGATGCGGAGCTGGCAGGATTTCGACCTGCTCGGGTCGGCGCAGTTCACGCTGTTCCTGTTCTCCGGCACGTTCGTGCCCGCCCAGGCGTACCCGGCCCTGCTGCGGTGGCTGGTGGAGGTGACCCCGCTGTACCGCGCGGTGCACCTGATCCGGCACGTGACGCTGGGCACCCCGGGGTGGGGTTGGCTGGTCGACGTGCTCTATCTCGGCGCGCTGCTGGTGCTGTGTCTGGTGGTGGCGTCCCGCCGGATGGGTGGACTCCTTTACAAGTAG
- a CDS encoding ABC transporter permease, with protein sequence MTIRTHPARARAAARPALPRVPALAVLAYHLVGYRRTWRSSVFSSFLLPLLTVLGFGVGVGAYVDQGVGGVPYLDWILPGLVASTAFQVAVAESTWPVHSSFHWTKLYYAQSAAPLRVGDILGGHLLFVLFRVLTAGAAFLAVAALFGVLHSVWALTVLPVLLLLGLAMAPLVFAYTAWVPGDSYLALLFRFAVIPATLFAGIFFPVESLPVALRWLAYATPLWHGVDLCRAATLGVAAQWSVPGHVLYLTAWAVAGWLFARRRFHRKLVV encoded by the coding sequence ATGACCATCCGTACCCACCCGGCCCGGGCGCGGGCGGCGGCCCGGCCGGCGCTGCCGAGGGTGCCGGCCCTGGCGGTGCTGGCGTACCACCTGGTCGGCTACCGACGCACCTGGCGGTCCAGCGTCTTCTCGTCGTTCCTGCTGCCGCTGCTCACCGTGCTCGGCTTCGGTGTCGGGGTCGGCGCGTACGTCGACCAGGGCGTGGGCGGGGTGCCGTACCTCGACTGGATCCTGCCCGGCCTGGTCGCCTCCACCGCGTTCCAGGTGGCGGTGGCCGAGTCGACCTGGCCGGTGCACAGCAGCTTCCACTGGACCAAGCTCTACTACGCGCAGAGCGCCGCCCCGCTGCGGGTGGGCGACATCCTCGGCGGCCACCTGCTGTTCGTGCTGTTCCGGGTGCTGACCGCCGGTGCCGCGTTCCTGGCGGTGGCCGCCCTGTTCGGGGTGCTGCACTCGGTGTGGGCGCTGACCGTGCTGCCGGTGCTGCTGCTGCTCGGGCTGGCGATGGCCCCGCTGGTCTTCGCGTACACCGCCTGGGTGCCCGGCGACAGCTACCTCGCGCTGCTGTTCCGCTTCGCGGTGATCCCGGCGACCCTGTTCGCCGGGATCTTCTTCCCGGTGGAGTCGCTGCCGGTCGCGCTGCGCTGGCTGGCGTACGCCACCCCGCTCTGGCACGGCGTCGACCTGTGCCGGGCCGCCACGCTCGGGGTGGCCGCGCAGTGGTCGGTCCCCGGGCACGTCCTCTACCTGACGGCGTGGGCGGTGGCCGGCTGGCTGTTCGCCCGCCGCCGGTTCCACCGCAAGCTCGTCGTCTAG
- a CDS encoding ABC transporter ATP-binding protein, translating into MTTGQALISARGLVKRFGDFTAVDGIDVEVRAGEAFGFLGPNGAGKSSTMRMVGCVSPPSGGELRILGMDPVRDGPAIRARLGVCPQLDNLDPELTVRENLTTYARYFGIPRRVARERAAELLDFVQLGERADSKVEPLSGGMKRRLTIARALVNEPDIVLLDEPTTGLDPQARHLVWERLFRLKQQGVTLVLTTHYMDEAEQLCDRLVVMDGGRIVAEGAPRALIERHSTREVVELRFAAESQEAFAGKLDGLGERVEVLPDRILLYVADGDAAVGEVHARGLTPASVLVRRSSLEDVFLHLTGRTLVD; encoded by the coding sequence GTGACGACGGGGCAGGCGTTGATCAGCGCGCGCGGGTTGGTGAAACGGTTCGGCGACTTCACCGCCGTCGACGGCATCGACGTCGAGGTCCGGGCCGGTGAGGCGTTCGGTTTCCTCGGGCCCAACGGCGCGGGCAAGTCCTCGACCATGCGGATGGTCGGCTGTGTCTCCCCACCCAGCGGCGGTGAGCTGCGCATCCTCGGTATGGACCCGGTGCGTGACGGCCCGGCGATCCGGGCCCGGCTCGGGGTCTGCCCGCAGTTGGACAATCTCGACCCGGAGCTGACCGTCCGGGAGAATCTCACCACCTACGCGCGCTACTTCGGCATCCCGCGCCGGGTGGCCCGGGAACGCGCCGCCGAGCTGCTCGACTTCGTGCAGCTCGGCGAGCGGGCCGACAGCAAGGTCGAGCCGCTCTCCGGGGGCATGAAGCGCCGGTTGACGATCGCCCGTGCCCTGGTCAACGAGCCGGACATCGTCCTGCTCGACGAGCCGACCACCGGGCTCGACCCGCAGGCCCGGCACCTGGTGTGGGAGCGGTTGTTCCGGCTCAAACAGCAGGGTGTGACGCTGGTGCTCACCACCCACTACATGGACGAGGCGGAGCAGCTCTGCGACCGCCTGGTGGTGATGGACGGCGGTCGGATCGTCGCCGAGGGCGCGCCCCGGGCGCTGATCGAGCGGCACTCCACCCGGGAGGTGGTGGAACTGCGCTTCGCCGCCGAGTCGCAGGAGGCGTTCGCCGGCAAGCTCGACGGGCTCGGCGAGCGGGTCGAGGTGCTGCCGGACCGCATCCTGCTCTACGTCGCCGACGGGGACGCCGCCGTCGGCGAGGTGCACGCGCGGGGGCTCACCCCGGCCAGCGTGCTGGTCCGCCGCAGCAGCCTGGAGGACGTCTTCCTGCACCTCACCGGCCGGACCCTGGTGGACTGA
- a CDS encoding glycerophosphodiester phosphodiesterase family protein — translation MILSRTGPVSARRRAVAGLAALTVTGGLLTTLGGAAPAVAGPGDVVVAENFDSGTLPAGWRAVDGEWKVVDGRLVGTSTSGNRKITFGRHLEHFRFSATVRFEQVNEATRWTALGLDVPASGATPWWIATMRSGSTAANGLEFAQLTPAGSWNVTNTTAAPYPAGTGRDLKVSIEVHGNQARWFLDGRQLMRTSSLQRSTDGGQALVVNGATVSFDDVTVTELAPNGLLRPEGAPLTVIAHRGASAAAPENTLVAQEVARRAGSDWVENDVQPSRDGVPFVLHDGTVDRTTDGSGAIRNLTSAQLKALDAGSWFAPHFAGARLPTLAEQLADLRTRGGNLLLEIKGAHTYDEVARIVEVIRSERMTGRVFVQSFDVPTLRHTRALAPELPLGLLRSTLDADPVALAKELGLAAYNPSDAALTTRPSVVADLHAAGVAVMVWTVDSATAWQRLEGYGVDGIITNRPAELAGWNAAQLQGGVGRPTVTVASPADGARLDRAQRPVLGVVTGNAGTVTVTLDGAPATPGQVLDLSGLTAGEHTIRVEATGPAGRTTVTSTFTVVADRVGLGYLVLASGAEPGASHAMLNLVTNGQYRQLAAYAQRHAGKQVPAPAAAVIAADATALAAQG, via the coding sequence ATGATCCTTTCCCGTACCGGGCCGGTGTCGGCCCGTCGTCGCGCGGTCGCCGGACTGGCCGCGCTCACCGTCACCGGTGGCCTGCTCACCACGTTGGGTGGGGCCGCCCCCGCCGTCGCCGGGCCGGGCGACGTCGTCGTCGCGGAGAACTTCGACAGCGGCACGCTGCCGGCCGGCTGGCGGGCGGTCGACGGCGAGTGGAAGGTGGTCGACGGCCGGCTGGTCGGCACCTCCACCAGCGGCAACCGCAAGATCACCTTCGGTCGGCACCTCGAACACTTCCGGTTCTCCGCCACCGTCCGGTTCGAGCAGGTCAACGAGGCGACCCGGTGGACCGCGCTCGGCCTGGACGTACCGGCCAGCGGGGCGACCCCGTGGTGGATCGCCACCATGCGCTCCGGCAGCACCGCCGCGAACGGCCTGGAGTTCGCCCAGCTCACCCCGGCCGGAAGCTGGAACGTCACGAACACCACCGCCGCCCCGTACCCGGCCGGCACCGGCCGGGACCTGAAGGTCTCCATCGAGGTGCACGGCAACCAGGCCCGCTGGTTCCTCGACGGCCGGCAGCTCATGCGGACCAGCAGCCTCCAGCGCTCCACCGACGGCGGACAGGCGCTGGTGGTCAACGGGGCGACCGTCTCCTTCGACGACGTCACCGTCACCGAGCTGGCCCCGAACGGGCTGCTCCGCCCGGAGGGCGCGCCGCTGACCGTGATCGCGCACCGGGGCGCCTCGGCGGCCGCCCCGGAGAACACCCTGGTCGCCCAGGAGGTGGCCCGGCGGGCCGGCTCCGACTGGGTGGAGAACGACGTGCAACCCAGCCGGGACGGGGTGCCGTTCGTGCTGCACGACGGCACGGTGGACCGCACCACCGACGGCTCCGGCGCGATCCGCAACCTCACCTCGGCCCAGCTGAAGGCGCTCGACGCCGGGTCGTGGTTCGCCCCGCACTTCGCCGGGGCCCGACTGCCCACCCTGGCCGAGCAGCTCGCCGACCTGCGGACCCGGGGCGGCAACCTGCTGCTGGAGATCAAGGGCGCGCACACGTACGACGAGGTGGCCCGGATCGTCGAGGTGATCCGTTCCGAGCGGATGACCGGCCGGGTGTTCGTGCAGAGCTTCGACGTGCCGACCCTGCGGCACACCCGCGCCCTCGCCCCGGAGCTGCCGCTGGGTCTGCTGCGCAGCACCCTGGACGCCGACCCGGTGGCGTTGGCGAAGGAGCTGGGGCTGGCCGCGTACAACCCGAGCGACGCCGCGCTGACCACCCGCCCGTCGGTGGTCGCGGACCTGCACGCCGCCGGGGTGGCGGTGATGGTGTGGACCGTCGACTCGGCGACCGCCTGGCAGCGCCTGGAGGGGTACGGCGTGGACGGGATCATCACCAACCGGCCCGCCGAGCTGGCCGGCTGGAACGCCGCGCAGCTGCAGGGCGGGGTGGGCCGGCCCACGGTCACCGTCGCCTCCCCGGCCGACGGGGCCCGGCTGGACCGCGCCCAGCGCCCGGTGCTCGGCGTGGTGACCGGTAACGCCGGCACGGTCACGGTGACCCTGGACGGCGCGCCGGCCACGCCCGGCCAGGTGCTCGACCTGAGCGGGCTCACCGCCGGGGAGCACACGATCCGGGTCGAGGCCACCGGCCCGGCCGGGCGTACCACGGTGACCAGCACGTTCACCGTGGTCGCCGACCGGGTCGGCCTGGGGTACCTGGTGCTCGCCTCCGGCGCGGAGCCGGGCGCGTCGCACGCCATGCTCAACCTGGTGACCAACGGCCAGTACCGGCAGCTCGCCGCGTACGCGCAGCGGCACGCCGGGAAGCAGGTGCCGGCGCCGGCCGCCGCCGTGATCGCCGCCGACGCCACGGCGCTCGCCGCCCAGGGCTGA